The Siphonobacter curvatus genome includes a window with the following:
- a CDS encoding glycosyltransferase family 2 protein → MISVVIPVHNRKAFTEQCLACLSAQTYRNFQAIVVDDGSSDGTAEMIQEKFPETIVLTGDGSLWWTEATNWGIRYALQHQDRSEANFVLTLNDDTKMEPDYLQSLLNAYDRFQPCLVGSVSVNSDEPNKLEFCGTVCELYLAGGRHMAEDYNFDYQELVRRTDHVVSDSLPGRGTLIPMEVFEKIGLFDSKKYIHYMSDIDFSVRAKKAGYPLIVDVKSVVQEFVSASGIQVERMITTKQFIESFTSIKSPTNLKVRYNFAIDHSKTKLVYFCFDVGRICAGFFLRKMRLMKPL, encoded by the coding sequence ATGATTAGTGTTGTCATCCCCGTCCATAACCGAAAAGCGTTCACCGAACAATGCCTGGCCTGTTTGTCGGCTCAAACGTACCGTAATTTTCAGGCCATTGTCGTGGATGACGGTTCCTCGGATGGTACGGCGGAAATGATCCAGGAAAAATTTCCGGAGACGATTGTTCTGACGGGTGACGGAAGTCTATGGTGGACGGAAGCCACCAACTGGGGCATTCGGTACGCCCTGCAACATCAGGATCGCAGTGAGGCAAACTTTGTATTGACGCTCAACGACGATACCAAAATGGAGCCGGATTACCTGCAATCGCTCCTGAATGCGTACGACCGGTTTCAGCCCTGTCTCGTCGGTTCAGTCAGTGTCAACAGCGACGAGCCAAATAAACTTGAATTCTGCGGTACCGTCTGTGAGCTGTACCTGGCCGGGGGCCGTCACATGGCCGAAGATTATAACTTCGATTATCAGGAGCTCGTTCGCCGTACCGATCACGTGGTCTCGGATTCACTACCCGGACGCGGCACGCTGATTCCGATGGAAGTATTCGAAAAAATCGGCCTGTTCGATTCCAAGAAATACATTCATTACATGTCCGACATCGATTTCTCAGTTCGGGCAAAAAAAGCCGGGTATCCGCTGATTGTCGATGTGAAAAGCGTAGTACAGGAATTCGTGAGTGCTAGCGGCATTCAGGTGGAACGGATGATTACGACCAAGCAATTTATCGAGAGCTTCACGTCCATCAAGTCGCCAACGAATCTGAAGGTTCGCTACAACTTTGCCATTGACCATTCCAAG
- a CDS encoding O-antigen ligase family protein, with protein sequence MVWIYRILLFVLLFGVSALSHGGNTLSPFLDKLTNVVALIGIPALVVCYLHYPTFFKVMAWPMLLGVVLLVLESKYLYGTWMYSYFVIKRFFYSGLAMVTYYVATQARPFKLKYANWLIFSFYLINQIFLGQIFSYSLTSESRTVTAPEALYLTIPFLYYMITYLREHRLSDFFKSVLTFALIVFLLHRSVISAAGAAAFLLVVFGLFGKITEQALPLGKTFGTFLVMLGLLAPAVTLLPEAKTQAFLDNVGGILDPKEDETGSWRLEQSEFYLSKIPDRLLLGWRYEGYDRGEIMENEDFPEKGTIIHSQYIDMLYNYGAVGLFLNMLLIVGTLVVMYRRNEVFTTEQSTLFGFLISGLFFSISYQLPVYFWGFVGLAMYYALYPNESEDFESPSEPELVILSEETINSQPV encoded by the coding sequence ATGGTCTGGATTTATCGCATTCTTTTATTTGTACTCCTGTTTGGGGTCAGTGCTCTCAGTCACGGGGGCAATACGCTGAGCCCCTTTCTGGATAAACTTACCAACGTGGTCGCCCTCATCGGCATACCCGCCCTGGTGGTTTGTTACTTACATTATCCTACTTTTTTTAAAGTAATGGCCTGGCCGATGTTGCTGGGCGTCGTCCTGCTCGTACTCGAATCGAAGTACCTCTACGGTACGTGGATGTATTCGTACTTCGTCATCAAGCGGTTTTTTTATAGTGGACTGGCAATGGTTACGTACTACGTGGCTACGCAGGCCCGACCGTTTAAACTCAAGTATGCCAACTGGTTGATTTTTAGCTTTTACCTGATTAATCAGATTTTCCTCGGGCAAATTTTCTCGTACAGCCTGACCTCCGAAAGCCGTACGGTTACCGCTCCCGAAGCCCTGTACCTGACCATTCCCTTCCTGTACTACATGATCACGTACCTACGGGAACACCGGCTCTCCGACTTTTTTAAATCCGTACTGACCTTCGCACTCATTGTTTTTCTGTTGCACCGCTCGGTCATCTCGGCGGCGGGTGCGGCTGCCTTTCTGCTGGTGGTGTTTGGCTTGTTTGGAAAAATTACGGAACAGGCTTTACCGCTCGGCAAAACGTTCGGTACCTTTTTAGTAATGCTTGGCTTATTGGCTCCGGCGGTTACGCTGCTACCCGAAGCCAAAACGCAGGCTTTCCTCGACAACGTCGGAGGGATTCTCGATCCCAAGGAAGATGAAACTGGTAGCTGGCGACTCGAACAGTCAGAGTTTTACCTCAGCAAGATTCCGGACCGCTTGCTGCTCGGCTGGCGGTACGAAGGGTACGACCGGGGCGAGATCATGGAGAACGAAGATTTTCCCGAAAAAGGCACCATCATTCACTCACAGTACATCGATATGCTGTACAACTACGGAGCCGTGGGCCTTTTCCTGAATATGCTCTTGATTGTGGGAACGCTGGTGGTTATGTACCGCCGCAACGAGGTTTTCACGACCGAGCAATCCACACTGTTTGGCTTTCTCATCAGTGGACTGTTTTTCAGCATTTCGTACCAATTACCCGTGTACTTCTGGGGTTTTGTGGGCTTGGCAATGTATTACGCCCTTTACCCCAACGAGTCGGAGGACTTCGAATCGCCTTCCGAACCCGAGCTTGTCATTCTATCCGAAGAAACTATTAATTCCCAACCCGTATGA
- a CDS encoding glycosyltransferase family 4 protein — protein sequence MNVLIATFLVPTSPSGVVTYCRTLAKDLTREGVQVTQVDASHTPTVWKKVLGVLKRIMRPLGGASWVVYDEFAYFTGLYLATRKHRNAGIDLIHAQDVRSGVAAYLALGRRTPIVLTCHFNDDPVKELVLAYALKPSFTRQLTAWYQYLFSYVKNYVFVSNYAYTQSRHLLPEDITKRVLPNTVQLEGVSVSRTPSPTLTITNVGHIDERKNQKLLIEIGHELRSRNLSNFNIWLIGDGPKRQEYEQLAETLGLKEQVKFYGRHTAPWQLVAQSDLYIHTALNDNCPYSIIEAFAVQTPVLALPVGGIPEMLPESNGPLRGTDARSLASEIAPYFEADRRASLAEAQAIHADYKFNHRKSVNELITFYRQTAQEPLLVTAQAIPV from the coding sequence ATGAACGTATTAATCGCTACTTTCCTCGTTCCTACCTCGCCCTCGGGCGTGGTTACCTACTGCCGAACGCTGGCCAAGGATCTGACCCGCGAAGGCGTGCAGGTGACGCAAGTGGATGCCTCACATACACCTACCGTCTGGAAGAAAGTGCTCGGCGTACTCAAACGCATCATGCGTCCGCTGGGAGGAGCCTCCTGGGTCGTGTACGATGAGTTTGCCTATTTCACGGGTTTGTACCTGGCAACTCGTAAACATCGGAATGCGGGTATCGACCTGATCCACGCTCAGGATGTACGCTCGGGCGTTGCCGCTTACCTGGCCCTGGGCCGCCGGACGCCCATTGTACTGACCTGTCATTTCAACGATGATCCGGTGAAGGAACTGGTACTAGCGTATGCCTTGAAGCCCTCGTTTACCCGCCAACTGACGGCCTGGTACCAATACCTGTTCTCGTACGTGAAGAATTACGTATTCGTTTCCAACTACGCTTATACCCAGTCGCGGCACCTGTTGCCCGAAGACATTACTAAACGCGTACTGCCGAATACGGTGCAACTCGAAGGAGTGTCCGTTTCCCGGACTCCCTCCCCTACCCTGACCATTACGAATGTAGGGCATATCGATGAACGGAAAAACCAGAAACTGCTAATTGAAATTGGTCACGAACTACGCTCACGTAACCTTTCCAATTTCAACATCTGGCTGATTGGCGATGGTCCCAAACGGCAGGAGTATGAGCAGCTCGCCGAAACGCTGGGTCTGAAAGAACAGGTGAAATTTTACGGACGGCACACCGCTCCCTGGCAGCTCGTCGCTCAGAGTGACCTGTATATTCATACGGCCCTGAATGATAACTGTCCGTACTCGATCATCGAGGCTTTCGCGGTCCAAACGCCCGTACTGGCTTTGCCCGTGGGAGGTATCCCAGAAATGTTGCCCGAATCGAATGGACCATTGCGGGGTACTGACGCCCGGAGTCTGGCCAGCGAAATTGCTCCCTATTTCGAAGCCGACAGACGAGCAAGTCTGGCCGAAGCTCAGGCCATTCACGCTGATTACAAATTCAATCACCGCAAGTCGGTCAACGAGTTGATTACTTTTTACCGGCAAACGGCTCAGGAGCCGTTGCTGGTCACGGCACAAGCCATTCCCGTTTAA
- a CDS encoding flippase — translation MIEEKVLDEPVIEKPPVALSKSTMKRFAINVASLFSVNVANMLLPLLTVPYVVRIIGPERLGLLNFSQAYVAYFTLLINYGFDTAAVRAIAADRHNKSLVNQIFSEVMSGKALLWVLSTVIFGGITYFVEEFRAHWWLHVCTYISCLGIVLFPIWLYQAMEDLGRVAIFNTIVKVLFTFTVFIFIREPNDYIYQNLSLSIAQVLISVAAFVVALRRFDLTYTFPSIAQLLKRFKDDSTLFFTSVVATIYAGSNTFLLGIFSTAYSVGIFSAGTRIAGITQSFVSLALSQAFFPIVARAFGQGKEAGLKVVRTIFFPVVVLMTLITIGLYIIAPLFIHLFYGDQFEEAVVVLRIVSILPITLGLNNLLGVHTMINLRMDKAFFRISALASIISLSLNALLIKQLGHIGVSYSWVITEIFVILAFYVHLRSQGIQVVKLAYLREAVAFSKERIQSFRQR, via the coding sequence CCCGGTTGCTCTCTCCAAGTCGACCATGAAGCGGTTTGCCATTAACGTGGCTTCGCTCTTCAGCGTCAACGTGGCGAATATGCTGCTGCCCTTACTTACGGTACCTTATGTGGTTCGCATCATCGGCCCCGAACGGCTGGGATTACTTAACTTTTCCCAAGCTTACGTAGCGTACTTTACCTTATTGATCAATTATGGTTTTGATACGGCAGCGGTACGAGCCATTGCCGCCGACCGCCACAATAAATCGCTGGTCAACCAGATTTTTAGTGAAGTGATGTCGGGCAAAGCCCTACTCTGGGTGCTTTCAACGGTCATATTTGGAGGCATTACGTATTTTGTGGAGGAGTTTCGGGCTCATTGGTGGCTGCACGTTTGTACATATATCAGTTGCCTGGGGATTGTGCTCTTTCCCATTTGGCTGTACCAGGCTATGGAAGATCTGGGGCGGGTGGCCATTTTTAATACCATCGTGAAGGTACTCTTCACCTTTACAGTCTTCATCTTTATCCGTGAACCCAACGATTACATTTACCAGAATCTGTCGCTAAGCATCGCACAAGTACTCATCAGCGTAGCTGCCTTTGTCGTAGCCTTGCGGCGGTTTGATTTGACGTATACCTTCCCATCGATTGCTCAACTGCTGAAACGTTTTAAAGACGATAGTACCTTATTTTTTACCTCGGTAGTAGCCACGATCTACGCGGGTTCCAATACGTTTCTGCTAGGTATTTTCTCAACGGCCTACAGCGTTGGGATTTTTTCGGCGGGGACTCGTATCGCGGGCATTACGCAGTCCTTCGTATCGCTGGCCCTGAGCCAGGCTTTCTTTCCCATTGTAGCCCGGGCTTTTGGACAGGGTAAGGAAGCAGGTCTCAAAGTAGTACGGACGATCTTCTTCCCCGTTGTAGTACTGATGACCCTGATTACCATTGGATTGTACATCATCGCTCCCCTCTTCATTCACCTGTTCTACGGCGATCAGTTTGAGGAAGCCGTTGTCGTCCTACGCATTGTATCGATTTTACCCATTACGCTGGGTTTGAATAATTTGCTGGGCGTTCATACCATGATCAACCTGCGAATGGATAAAGCCTTTTTCCGTATTTCTGCTCTTGCTTCTATTATTAGTTTAAGCCTGAATGCTTTGCTCATCAAGCAATTGGGCCACATTGGTGTTTCGTACTCCTGGGTTATCACGGAGATTTTCGTCATCCTGGCCTTTTATGTACACCTGCGTTCGCAGGGCATTCAGGTTGTAAAACTGGCCTACCTGCGGGAAGCGGTGGCTTTCAGTAAAGAACGTATTCAGAGTTTTCGGCAACGTTAA